A portion of the Deinococcus peraridilitoris DSM 19664 genome contains these proteins:
- a CDS encoding DUF7662 domain-containing protein, translating to MRTLKVQLKEDEHTLLDTEGRTALTPEELLALLPQLFGLKQAPPLPLATRKYLPLSEYLSDSDDSVLTLSFADIENLLGFTLPASAKKHRAWWSNSSTGHSQAAAWLNPGWKVAGVTRTTVTFQRQKREDMHIITGRVGGKSAGYDLNLIWSAQELKGRIGGALSGSDVNLRIEHGRVQGRVGGRNSGFDVKGILTPERIEIRLGGDVIGADLRIDLHDSTATGRLGGTKLGHDLQLTQKSSEWCGRIGGRFEGKDVVLSSEAPGEIAILAAAITFKALEDDLAAAAGS from the coding sequence ATGCGAACTCTCAAAGTCCAACTCAAAGAAGACGAGCATACCCTTCTTGACACCGAAGGGCGCACCGCCCTCACACCCGAAGAGCTCCTTGCCCTGCTCCCTCAACTCTTCGGCCTTAAACAAGCACCCCCGCTCCCCCTCGCCACCCGCAAATACCTTCCTCTCAGTGAGTACCTGAGCGACAGTGACGACAGCGTTCTCACGCTGAGCTTTGCGGATATTGAAAACCTGCTTGGCTTCACCCTCCCTGCATCTGCCAAAAAACATCGTGCCTGGTGGAGCAACAGCTCAACTGGGCATTCGCAAGCCGCAGCCTGGCTCAATCCAGGCTGGAAAGTTGCTGGAGTCACCCGCACCACCGTCACCTTCCAACGCCAGAAAAGAGAAGACATGCACATCATCACGGGACGCGTCGGAGGTAAATCCGCTGGATACGACCTCAACCTCATCTGGAGCGCGCAGGAACTTAAAGGACGGATAGGAGGCGCCCTGTCCGGAAGTGACGTCAACCTCCGCATCGAACACGGACGAGTACAAGGCCGTGTCGGTGGACGCAATTCCGGCTTCGATGTCAAAGGAATACTGACACCCGAGCGCATCGAAATTCGACTTGGCGGTGACGTCATCGGAGCAGACCTGCGCATCGACCTGCACGATTCCACGGCGACAGGGCGCCTTGGCGGAACGAAACTCGGACATGACCTGCAGCTCACGCAAAAATCAAGCGAATGGTGCGGCAGAATTGGTGGCCGCTTTGAAGGGAAAGACGTAGTCCTCAGCAGTGAGGCACCAGGCGAAATTGCAATACTGGCAGCAGCGATCACTTTCAAGGCCTTGGAGGACGACCTCGCTGCAGCAGCTGGCAGCTGA
- the miaB gene encoding tRNA (N6-isopentenyl adenosine(37)-C2)-methylthiotransferase MiaB, with product MTKAHIITYGCQMNEYDSHLVESQLVSLGLDMVDNVDAADFVLVNTCAVRGKPVDKVRTVLGDLRKQKHSRGLVVGMMGCLAQLEEGQQIARKFEVDVLLGTGSLLDIGEALSSNGRFWNLAFKDEIHDHIPPPPQGKLQAHLTIMRGCDHHCTYCIVPTTRGPQVSRTPESILRELHMQLEAGVQEVTLLGQNVNAYGIDQGRRVPGIPSFAELLRLVGDTGVKRIKFTTSHPMNFTEDVVLAMRDTPAVCDFIHLPVQSGSSRVLRRMAREYSRETYLGHVETIKKHLPNAVLSTDIIVGFPGETEADFQETLSLYDEVGYDSAFMFIYSARPGTPSYRHFEDLPREVKTERLQRLIEKQKEWSARKNAAYVGRHVEVLLRGDAYDANFLEGHTRGNHPIVVPKAVGATGAGIYTARIEHATPHTMYGKLLGLDGQVLPELPRFNPEAAALSAPLPML from the coding sequence ATGACGAAGGCACACATCATCACCTACGGGTGTCAGATGAACGAATACGACTCTCACCTGGTGGAAAGCCAGCTGGTGTCCCTGGGCCTGGACATGGTGGACAACGTCGACGCGGCAGATTTCGTACTGGTAAATACCTGTGCTGTTCGGGGAAAGCCGGTCGACAAAGTGCGCACGGTTCTGGGCGACCTGCGCAAGCAGAAGCACTCGCGGGGTCTGGTGGTCGGCATGATGGGTTGTCTCGCGCAACTCGAGGAGGGCCAGCAGATCGCCCGAAAATTCGAAGTGGACGTGTTGCTCGGGACGGGCAGTCTGCTCGATATCGGTGAGGCGCTGTCATCGAACGGACGTTTCTGGAATCTGGCTTTCAAGGACGAGATCCACGATCACATTCCGCCGCCGCCGCAGGGCAAGCTGCAGGCCCACCTGACAATCATGCGTGGCTGTGATCACCACTGTACGTACTGCATCGTGCCAACCACACGCGGTCCGCAGGTCTCGCGCACGCCCGAGAGCATTCTGCGTGAGCTGCACATGCAGCTGGAGGCAGGAGTGCAGGAGGTCACGCTGCTCGGGCAGAACGTGAACGCCTACGGCATCGATCAGGGCAGGCGCGTGCCCGGAATTCCCAGTTTCGCCGAATTGCTGCGCCTGGTGGGCGACACCGGCGTGAAACGCATCAAATTCACGACCTCACACCCCATGAACTTCACCGAGGACGTGGTACTCGCGATGCGCGATACACCCGCCGTGTGTGATTTCATTCACCTGCCGGTACAGTCGGGTTCCTCGCGGGTGCTGCGCCGCATGGCCCGCGAGTACAGCCGCGAAACGTACCTGGGGCACGTCGAGACCATCAAGAAGCACCTGCCGAACGCCGTGCTCTCCACCGACATCATCGTCGGCTTTCCCGGAGAAACAGAAGCAGACTTCCAGGAGACCCTCTCGTTGTACGACGAGGTGGGGTACGACAGTGCCTTCATGTTCATCTACAGCGCGCGTCCGGGCACGCCCAGCTACCGGCACTTTGAGGATCTGCCCCGCGAAGTCAAGACCGAACGCCTGCAGCGCCTGATCGAAAAACAAAAAGAATGGTCGGCACGCAAGAATGCCGCCTACGTCGGTCGCCATGTCGAGGTGCTGCTGCGCGGTGACGCCTACGATGCCAACTTCCTTGAGGGCCATACCCGGGGCAACCACCCGATCGTCGTGCCCAAAGCTGTGGGCGCCACGGGCGCAGGCATCTACACCGCCCGCATCGAGCACGCCACACCGCACACCATGTACGGCAAGCTGCTTGGATTGGACGGACAGGTGCTCCCAGAGCTGCCCAGGTTCAATCCTGAGGCGGCGGCCCTGAGCGCTCCCTTGCCGATGCTGTAA
- a CDS encoding GlsB/YeaQ/YmgE family stress response membrane protein, which produces MTWIIAILVGALAGWLASIIMKTDAQQGAIANILIGIFGAMLGRWIFGDLLGIGSAAGTSATQGFSLWNILWSIVGAVVLIAILKALRVLR; this is translated from the coding sequence ATGACTTGGATTATTGCCATTCTCGTCGGCGCGCTGGCAGGCTGGTTGGCCAGCATCATCATGAAGACGGACGCCCAACAAGGCGCGATTGCCAACATCCTGATTGGTATTTTCGGGGCCATGCTGGGCCGTTGGATTTTTGGTGACCTGCTGGGCATCGGTTCGGCAGCGGGAACAAGCGCCACTCAAGGCTTCAGTCTCTGGAACATTCTCTGGAGTATTGTCGGTGCGGTTGTGCTGATCGCCATCCTCAAAGCCCTGCGCGTACTGCGCTAA